The genomic window CACGTTTGAGTAAGAAGGTTTAAGAACTGTTCTGCATGCATGCACAGAAAATATTGTAGTTTTGCAAACGGTgctatttttttttgcttaaaaTACTAGCATTGCATACATGTGCAGAATTTATTTCTTGTAGCAAATAAGGCAACAATCGAGTCTACCATTATTAGGTGAGCTTGTAATAACATGAATCCTTGATGCTTAAACTGCATAAGCTGCTTTGTGTGGCTTTCCCGCATTACAAAAGAAATCAATGCTGTATATGGTATACTGTTCCATTATTTTTGTCTTCCTAACATCTTTTCTTCCAACATTATGTTTCTAAGACAATTTGTTGGCATCCAGCTGTTCTGTTCTGCATTGATTGATGTTTTCTAGTTCAGGTGTATGGAAACATTCCAAGAGCGAGGGACATGAAGACTATGGTCTTCTTGTGAGTGAGAAGGCAAGGAAGTATGCAATAGTCAAAGAACTTGATGAGCCAGTCACACTCAAGGATGGAACCGTTGTCCTTCAGTCTGAAGTTCGACTTCAGAATGGACTTGAATGTGGAGGTGCATATTTGAAGTACCTACGCCCTCAAGAGGCTGGATGGATTCCCAAGGCATTTGATAATGAGTCTCCCTATACCATTATGTTTGGACCTGACAAGTGTGGATCCACAAATAAGGTGCATTTCATCCTTAAGCACAAGAATCCCAAGAGTGGGAAGTTTATCGAGCACCATCTCAAATACCCTCCATCTGTCCCATCTGACAAGCTCACTCATGTCTACACTGCTGTATTGAAACCTGACAATGAGTTGAAGATTTTGATTGATGGCGAGGAAAAGAAGAAAGCGAACTTCTTGTCTGCTGATGATTTTGAACCAGCACTTATCCCACCTAAGACAATTCCTGATCCTGATGATAAGAAGCCCGAGGACTGGGATGAGAGGCCTAAGATTCCAGATCCAGATGCTGTTAAGCCTGATGACTGGGATGAGGATGCTCCAccagagattgaagatgaggaTGCTGTTAAACCTGAAGGTTGGCTGGATGATGAACCTGAGGAAATTGATGATCCTGAAGCCACCAAACCTGAAGATTGGGATGACGAGGAGGATGGAGAATGGGAGGCACCTAAGATCGATAACCCAAAGTGCGAAGCAGCACCTGGCTGTGGGGAGTGGACAAGGCCAATGAAGAAGAATCCAGCTTACAAGGGGAAATGGCATGCTCCTTTAATTGACAACCCAAACTACAAGGGAATCTGGAAGCCGCAGGAGATACCTAATCCTGACTATTTTGAGCTCGACAAGCCTGACTTTGAGCCGATTGCTTCTATTGGTATCGAGATCTGGACAATGCAGGATGGCATTTTGTTTGACAATATTCTTATAGCCAGTGATGAGAAGCTCGCTGAGTCCTACAGGGAAAAATCATGGAAGCCCAAGTATGAAGTGGAGAAAGAGAAACAGAAGGCTGAAGAGGCAGCTGCTGGTATTTCAGATGGGCTTTCAGGTTTTCAGGTgatctctctcttctgctctatcATGCTGTCTGATATTAGGCTATTGGCTCTTCCCTTGTTGTTTCTACCCTGTCATCTCTTTTATGCTCGGAATCAATTTATCTCTAACACAATTTTTTTGGTGTCCCAGAAAAAGGTATTCGATGGTCTTTACAAGATAGCCGACATTCCTTTCCTGGGGGCATACAAGATCAAGATAATTGTAagcataaaatttgattttcattaatttcaaaactggAAACTTGTCTGAGTTCCTTGTGCTGTTCATAAAGTAAATTTGGAAAAGTTAAAATGTTTGACCTATCTTATAACTTGTCCTTGTGGGTGAATTTTTTTGCTCTCGGTAATATCTTCTGAGTAATTTCTTGGAACTCAAACCTTTTGTCTGGCAGGATATCATCGAGAAGGGAGAGAAACAACCAAACCTGACTATTGGAGTCCTGGTGTCTGTTGTGGTGGTTATTGCTACAGTCATTACCAAGATTCTCTTTGGTGGAAAAAAACCTGCGGTAAGATCTTTCATCGTTGCCATTCAACCTCTCAGTCTTCCACTTCGTGAGATGGGACTCTATTTGATACAATTTTTCACTTGGGCAGGCTCCTGCTAGACCCACCACGGAAACCAAGAGTGATGCAGCTACTGAGGCTGATGCGCCTGGAAGCAGTGCTGAGAAAGAAGAGGAGAACGAAAAGGAGGAGGATGCATCAGCCCCACGCCCTAGGAGATCGACCAGGAGGGAGACATAGGGTAGATAGGTCCAAATTTTGAATGTGCTCCTTATCTTATGTGCACTTTTTTAAGCTTTAGGATTCGAGTGGATATCAGATTCTTATCATCCCTGGCTATAATCGATCTCAGGGGAAGTTTTTCCTTGCATTCTCTGCTTCTGCTCAAAAGTTTGATTGGTAGTTTTTGCGTGTGGGATTGTAATTTGAGACCGAGCACCTTATTACCTAATCATCCCTACAAATATCTCCTTAGAACATTCCAAGTTCAAAAATTATGTGCCTTTCATCTTATTGATTAATGGTAATTAGACCATTGCTGAATGTGATgctttttgttgtttttttttttccccctttaaaTGGTTTATTTGTAGTTGTTGACAGAACCGAATTTGTGGTCTCGGATTATTCAGTTTCCAGTATCATGTTAATGAAATGTTAGTCCGTttttaccaagaaaaaaaaaaaaaaaaaacgaaataTTAGTCTGCGATCTCAGGCTAGTGTGGTTTCTCTACTGTTTGTTTCTTTTGTTCAGATGGTTAATCTCTAGGCTAGGCGTTTCGTGTGTTTCTTTGTTTGAATGTATCTTTGTCTTGCATTCATTTACTCTGTTCTCTGCGTTCATGTTGTATCGGTAGAAACTATGAAATTTTTCAGCACTGCTTGGACCTGTTTCTTAGGCTGACTCTATGCTCCTGCTGTCACTGTTGATCCGTTCACTGATTAATTGTTTCATCAAATATTAGAGCATACAAGTCGATATTAGACGAAAAAATGAAGTTGCTGATTTTTCTGGTGTTTTCGCTTGGTCCATGGACCTTACGCTAAGAGCCATGACAATCCTATCTTAAGATGGCCTGTCATGTGGATGCGACTCATACACCCGAATTAGCTTAATTTCGTGATCTGTCCGGACGATGTGGCGAGTGGAAGCGCCAATTTCCGATTATCCAATGTGGGCAGTGCTGCACGGCTCCCGCTATGCTCACAATACTGTTTCTTTTGCCATGTGTTAAGAGGTGGTTGGTCCCCAATTTATTCAGATAACGTGGGCCTGCGCCAGCTTCATATAGCTGCTAGATCCAATATGGATCTAGCCTAGTTTTGGTCAGGCCGTCCGGCCTGTTCTTGGTGGCAATGCCCATTGGAAGCCCAATTGCTCGACATGGAGGCATCGGGAATATTTTAACATTTGTCGTTTCGGTACGAAAAATTAGAAGTATGCACACCTGATTCGTACGAAACAAACCCACCCACCCACCCGAGTTGGGGCCCATTTGTTGCCGAAGAGTTCCGGCAAATGAATGGAGGGGACCAGTACCAACATTTGTTTTAGTACCAACATTTGTTTTAGTTGAGACTTGAGGGTGAGCTGTCAGCTGACACCAGCCCCTTTCTCCCGTTGACGAAGATCAGACGTCTACGgctatatttgaaataaaaaataattttttatcaaaaaaaaaaaaaaaactttccttTTGATAGCTACCtttctattaaaaattagatgaattagaaaattaaaaattagaattcTTGATTTTCTCAATATAAGAAATGGGAGAGAGGAGGGGTGGAGTACGTCAGTTTGTGACGCCTTCTTCCactcttttgattttttctttttaatctttaactttattttattttattttttaactcgTGCATCGCCCTTCCTTCTTTCAATAGAGATGTATCGCTGCACGTAAGCTGATATAGAATATGGAGATTCCCAAAGAATAGACGAGGCCAAGCGGTGTGATGAGACAGCCCTCTGGTTTTCATCTCTGTGGTTAAACCCACTAAATTGCATAGCAAAGAAGATTACCAAGGAGAATAAAATAGGCTTTGTTTTAATAGAAAAGAAACCAAATGAAAAAGTTTTAATTATGTATACTAATTAATTTAATACAAAAGAAATATTAAGGTGAACCATTTACAACTCTACAAAACCAAGACAACGTAATTATGAATCGAATAAGATTTCTACATTCAATGTATTCAAAGTAATGACTTTAAATTTGTTTTTCCCATCAGTTTTAGACATTACGAGCCCAATTTTAGAGGTCCCAAACTTCAAACAATACACAAGCTATTGGTGATATGAGCTCGTCCCATCATTTAAACCTATTTGGACCTGAGCCAAGTTCACACTAGAATTCTTCTTTAATCTCTATCAATCAGGCTGCACCATCCAGCTTGCAGACAAGCGcgcaaaaatgcatgcacatgctAACACTGGaagctgagagagagagagagcttttccaAATATCACAATTCACAAACCTAATCGAGATATTCCCGCTTTAAACTTCCCCTTGGAACCCTACTTTGTACATCAATCACTTTGCACATTCTTTACAATCCTAAACCATCTGCAACTATTGCAcacatacacaaaaaaaaaaaaaaaaaaaaaaaaagagcaaaaaaaaaagaaaaaaaaaagaaggaaaaagaaacaaaattaaGAGGAGCTCCTCGACCCCCTTCTCACAGTCCGCctgtttttccttctttttttttttcttttgtcctcTACAAACCCCCAACTTTGGCTGGTGTGCGGCAGTGGGACCTCTTCTGCCGCCTCCTCCTCCACCACCCTCCAAAGCCCACCATCCCCGCTCTCCTCCTATCCGCCGCAGCCTCCCTTATCGTCTCCAGCTTCGGCCTCCACTTCGCCGACTTGTACCTTACCAGCCGCCGGTACTCCTTCTCCAACGCCTCTGTCGTACAAACCCTCTTCCCCTTCTCCTCCGTCTCCTCTTCTTTCATCTTATCTGCAAGAAAGAACTCGTCGGAGACCGTTATCTGGAGCGTCCCCGCCGCCGTCTTCTGGACGTCGAACGGCCTAACGATGGTTCTTTTCTCGACTCCGTTGAGGCTGggaagggaggagaggagggTGACGAAGGAAAGGACGGAGTGGAAGAAGTGGGAGGGGAGCAGAAAGTAGCTGTGACCGGGCTGGAGGTGTTCCCCGGCGGCGAGGGCGGGAACCTTCTGGCCGATGAAGAAGGAGTCAGACCGGCAAACGAGGTGAAGTGGGTATTCCTTCATCAACTCCGCCGCCGCCACCGGCCGGTGGTACACCTGCACCCGGCCATCGGAGCCGATCAGCCGGATCGGCGCCGTGCTGGGCCGGCAGGTGGCCCCAACCACGTGGAAGCACCACGGCATCATCTGGAGGCTTAAGGACTTGAGCCCCATCGCATCTATCTATCTCCTCATAGAAAGAATAAGATATTGCTCCTCCTTTGAActcttttagagagagagagagagagagaggtaataGAACAAAGGAGGGGAGCTATTAAGGGCTTGAAGTCGTACTTATAATATGTGCATAGAAAGAGGGAGACAGAGAATAATAATAGTATGCGTTTCCTAAAACCAAGAGTGAATATATAGGAAAGAGAGGTGTTGGGAGGAGGGAGGTTGAGATCAGAGGAAAGGTATTGTTAGATCTAAAAAGCTTTACTATTCTATACAGGAGAGAATTTTTAGTATATCTTTAGCGCATATATTATGGACCTTGCGGTGGATTCTTTTTATAAGAGTTTAGTTTTGTGGGTGGAGGTTcagttttcttttatctttttttttttttttttttcagacctCTGGTTTTGTACCGGTGGCAGGTTTGACGGTTTGACTGAGTTTTTCAAAGTCTTTCGGTGTCTCAGCGCCGTCTGATCTCCTTTTTAAATGTTTTGAGGATCCGAATCGCTAGAAACATGTCCGTGGTCTTTTCTGCGACGCCGGATGACGCCCGGAGAATAGCATTGTTTGGTTTCCCACCATCTCTATCCACGTGTGGGTGGTGGAAAAAGATGGTAGATCGTTGACCCGGTCCACCTGGTCTGGTGCACGTTGGGTCAAGAATTCTAGCCTTGTTAGACCGGGCAGGGTTTGTATCTTCACGCGAAAGAAAGATTCACCTTCCTTCACACGAGTCCACGGATAGATCGCCATCATCCTTGCAGCTCGATGAATTAGGGAGTCGAGGGTGCTTTGTGATTTGTACGAGGCACGATCCAATATATGATGtcataaattaaagaagattAATCATTCTTTGGTGCTAAAGATACAATCCAAATCAGGTTAGACCAAGGGTTAGGGGTGTGTCTTTCGTGCGAAAGAGGGTTTTGTCTCTCTTAGCATGGATCCACCATCGATCATCCACTACATCGATCTCAGAGCTCTCCAAAGTCAGCCATTCTTTCATCTTTGCACAGGATTTGAAGCAACCAATGGATGATCCATTGGTGGATGATCCTGAAGGAAGGTGAAATTTTCTTTAAAGATATACCCCTCACCCATTGGACCAACTCCACTAGACCATGCTAGCTAGGTCATCATCTTATTATCGAGTCACACTAGTTTGATGATTTCTAGCACCCTGGGTAATCAAATGGATGGCCACCCGAGGGCCACACAATAAACTAAGTTGTTCGTGAAAGGAAGCTAGCTTGCTAAAAAAACCTTGTTCGCATCTGTCTGTTTAGCAAGGAAGCCAACCTCAAGCTTCAATCGAAGCTCAACTTATGAACAAATCAAGCACAACTATTAGTTAATTCACAAAAACTATTGATTATCAAGATAGGCTCATGAATTATCAGGATCGCTAGCTAGATTCATGAACAGCCAGGATCCATGGATCATTAGGCAAGCTTCAATAGCATTTGAATTGGGCTGATCAACGAGACCAGGATAACCTAAAGCTTGGCTGAGCCTAATTTGATCGGTTTGAAATGTTTGAAAAGAAACATGGATTTACTGGAGTCTTCCCTTCTTATTCCCAGTTCTAAAGCTGGGTCAAGCTCGGttattcaattttagatctttgacaGCCACTCGAGACATGGAGAAAGTTTGGAGCAGTGGAAATAGAGCAAGACCCGGATGAGAAACTTTATCCAGCCGTTGCGTTGCACGAGGGGCCAAAGACCCTCGAGGAACGCACCAAACTTTCTGCAAAGGACTCGATCACGCATACGAGACAGAGTCCAAGGTTTTACCCCAAATCCGTGCGTCCAAAGCGTTCAAACTTCCAAGCTAGAGGCATCTTTTTGAATCCCCCTCCCCTCCTATTTTTTTAACCCCAAGCTTGCATGTTATTATGAGGTATGTGGTCGTGGACAACCGTGCTAGATCCGACTTCTATGCGTACAAAAGGAATACCTCTTTTTACTTAGCCGTGGTCCGACGGGAGGGTGACAAATTTGTCGAGTCTCTACGATTCGCCCTCACCTATATCTTGGCGTAGAAAGATTTAGAAATAAGGAAGACCAAAAGAAAACAGAGAGAAATATAGTTTAAAAGTACGGAGAAAATACATTCCTGATCCTAAGGTTCATATACGTACAAGAGTACGAGCATGGCTTTTGGTCCATCTACAATATAAAAGTATTTATTATTAACGGAATCTTATGTCATAAGACAAAATGCTTGTTCGAAATTATAAGATATGTGTTTTCACCGCTCTATGTGCGTATCTTGTGATTGATTTATTCGGTTCTCAGGATTTTATTAGCTTCTAGTGTCTGCTGCGGTGGATTAGCATGCACTAGATCACGTGACGTGGAACGTACACAACAAATGTAAAAATGACCAGTACATCGATCAGATATTATCATGTCGTATATATAATATTGGATGGAAAATACACGCGTCAAGCAGCACTAAGAAAAGGAAAGTCCTCTCAAAATTAAGGATCATCTTTACGTGAATGCACGGGGGGTCATGCTGGAAGAAAATAGCCATGGTCAACATTTTATCAGTTTTAGAAGGATATCAGCATGTCAAGTTTAAGAATcttatattgcaaatattttgttTTGGTTGGTTGGAGCAGGAACTCCTGGACCCAAAGACCATGGAATTGCAAACCATGGGCATCAACAGTGACTGACCGCCCAAACTAGCTAGGCTGGAATTTGATCTCTCCTATCTTAGGCATAATGTCACCTTTGAAGGTCTTGGAACCTAACCAATTTGGCAACTTGATTCCCTTCCCTAAACACATGAGATGCTTTAAAATCCAAAAGATTGTTTTCAGCAACGAAATATCTTTTAACAGGAAGTTAGTAGAAAACCTGAAGTTGAAAGAGCTATTAATCCAAATAATTACTACAAGAGAACCTCACTCCTTGTCATGCTCCTAGTAATTCAGCAAAAGGAACTAAGCATGATGGAAACTTTTTAACCTATAACTTGAAGAAAATATGTCACGTCCTGAACCCAGCATCCGAATCAAATATGTGATGACCATACACTCCTTAGGACAAGATCTAAAGAATATATAAAGCTTGTTTTTTTTATCAATCCATCTAACTCAAGCAGTGGGAAAAGCAAATTTACTAATTTTTATTCGACAGAATGATAAATTCTCCAAGACTAGTAAAAAATAGAACaaagatccaaaaaataatttattcaaaggCAACTAAGCAAATAACACATAAATCCTTGTGTTTCTCACTAATCGGTCCCAAGTCCTACAAGATCTTTTATCTCTATATTTCTCACTAGTCGGTCCCAAGTCTTATAGGATCTTTTGgatatgaaataaaagaaaaatagaaaagagaaaaTGAGCATTATGTGCTCAGTAAGTTACTAATtcctctaatttatttaaatatttatataaaaaaatataattttataagtataaaaatatgccataacctatttctgacctatttaattTGATCCGTataatctgtttaacccatttaatttaatttaatctatttaataaataaattaaatagatcaaattatttatttaataaatagatcggattcagatttaaatttttgattcatttaataaatagattgaatttgaattgatcatTTTCTGATCCGATTCATTTATAATCCGATCCATTTATGACCTATCCAATCCGTTTGCCTCCCAGTGTGGTGTCTCTGACATAGTGCCTCAGACCCTCCTTTATCAGCAACGGCCTCTGGTAGCTTTTTGAACGTTAGTTACACCACGACAAATTCAGAAGTCAGCTCTAGTTGGTTTTTGTTGGTAGCGCTTATATAATTTTCTTGCAACAGTGCCTATCACAATTGCTATAACTTTATGACGCTATGGCAAATTTTCTCAGAGAACAACACTAAAAATCTCATTGTTAATTTCAGAAGCAGTAATACCCGAGGTTCTTTCTCTAAAAAATAGTTTCAAAGACTTCTAGCCCAAAGTCTGTTGTATGATATAACTCCAATTTAGCATAATAGAAAAAACATGAATCTATTTTCTACAATTATATTATTTATCATACATCactatttgaataaaaaatattttatactaaaataatacataaaaaaataaaataatgatattacatGATGACTAATGCTAatatattcttgagaagatagcATGCAGAGAAGATCCTTTCACCTTCAAATCAATGATAGATCATCCAAACTTAACACATAAATGGTTAAACATTATCTAcactataaaaaatctaaaatttgaaattcatacatTTTGATGATCTTTGACCATGCACTAGTTTGGTAGAAAAATGAACAATTCTAATTACACTAACATAATAAAACATGTTAGAGCATATAAactgaaaatctattttaggGAGTATGATCAACCTAATTGATAAATTTAAGTTTGTTAaattttgatgattagatcatagtaAAATATAATATCGTGCTATTAAAACCATATATATTAACACCTACTTGTTGCATAGTTTAGAAACTGCTATGACTTttgatttttagatattttatgatATAAATCATGTCCAatggtttgaattttttttttttttttatagaaagttAATGATTTGAATTTTGAGTTTGGTGGAATGTAATATTGATTTTAAAGATGAGAGGACCATCTCAGCTGTCCTTTCAAGAGTATATTAGTTTTATATGACCAATTGACCATCTCACGAAGTTTTACAGATCTTGTTATTTGGTAATGATAGGCAGTAGagtaatattcaaaaaaaaaaaagaaaaaaaagagtcaCAAGACATGTAATATTCCATGAACTGTTATTTGAAAATTATTAAACGAACCCATTCTTTCTGTCCATGAATGGCACCATACACTGATGTTATTCCATTGTCGTCCCACCAAGAGAATAGAGGGAAAGGTGGATGAAAGATCCGAAATACGCATATAAATTAACTTGCATCCACTTATGCGGAAGATAGCTTGGGAACCTGGCACCACTGAGAAAAGGGAGAGCCATTCCGAGCTCATCACGAGGCATGATCGATGATCCCCTCATCATGCCTGTTTGACGCTTTGATGGAATACATGCCTTGGAGGCTGGCTGGAAGAAAACACGACGGCAATACTTTTCTCAGACCCTCACAGGCTTGAAGTCAGCTTCAACGCGAGTAGGTCCAAGAAGCACCGCCATGCAAGTAAACAATGACCCATCAAACATCAATAATTAGAAATAGCAGAcggtctttcttttttttatttttacatttttTAAAGAACAATGATAAGAACATCATCGATCATGTCAAAGAAAGGATGCGTAAATTATGGAGAAGCCTGCCTACGTTCAAAAATAGAAACGACAGAAAAATGATTATTTGTGAATTGATGTGCATCACACCTTCAATGCATGCACATATATGGAGCTTTCACTCCATTCAGTTCCTCACAAATTCATATGAAGTCAAATGGAGATCAGGGGCCCTGAATTTTATGGAGCCGCTTGAATTCAGTTCCTCCCCAAGTTGTTAAGTTTTTCCATCCAGTTTCCATTCCTTTCCTTTTATCTAATAGCTGGATATATTACCTAACGAAAAAtcctttaatatatatatatatatatatatatatatatatatatatatatatatttttttttttttttttttttttttttttttcctcaaagaaAACAGGATATCTGTTAACTTTTGGCTCTTCTTCAAAATTCCAAGTCTACGGCAGGAGAAAAATATAGAGGAGTGAGAGAAATGGATGAATAAAGGTCTGCAACATCTTCAGTTCTACCTTCTATTTTTCATAGTAATTTATTATTCTTATGTTTTATTAGACGGAGCAAAGAAATTGTTGAAATAATTAATACAAGAATggccataattttttttcatcatatagATGAATACAAGAAAGActcagataaaaaatatatatgtagcTTTTATGAGTTAATCTTTCACATCTTAAAAAGATTAAGATTATCcctaccaaaaaaagaaaaaattaatactATGAATATATGCATTGATCGCCAAAAGAAATATACATCCGTCACAAATCCATcactcaaaataataaaaaatttatatattttttttccatcacAAATTCGACcattgaaaataataaaaaatttgtatATTTTTTCGTCATAAATTTGTGATGGACTGTTTTACAATGGAGACGTTCGTCACAAATCCATCATTGAAAACAATCAAAAATTTGTATCTTTTTCCATCACAAATCTGCCATAAATTTGTAATAGAtggatttttttatgatgaatactTTGGTCATAAATCCGTCACCGGAGatcccaaaaaaataattttattttttcttcacagATCCATCACAATTTATGACCAAATTTTTTCgtcattaattttttatcactaatattctatttttttataatattcctAGCTCCACTCTCGTGGAATGGCATACAGCATCTCCATTGAGCTACAAATTT from Elaeis guineensis isolate ETL-2024a chromosome 9, EG11, whole genome shotgun sequence includes these protein-coding regions:
- the LOC105050980 gene encoding calnexin homolog, whose amino-acid sequence is MGGWQIAPRLLLLLIASFVLQIWAADPLFYESFDEAFEGRWIVSEKEDYKGVWKHSKSEGHEDYGLLVSEKARKYAIVKELDEPVTLKDGTVVLQSEVRLQNGLECGGAYLKYLRPQEAGWIPKAFDNESPYTIMFGPDKCGSTNKVHFILKHKNPKSGKFIEHHLKYPPSVPSDKLTHVYTAVLKPDNELKILIDGEEKKKANFLSADDFEPALIPPKTIPDPDDKKPEDWDERPKIPDPDAVKPDDWDEDAPPEIEDEDAVKPEGWLDDEPEEIDDPEATKPEDWDDEEDGEWEAPKIDNPKCEAAPGCGEWTRPMKKNPAYKGKWHAPLIDNPNYKGIWKPQEIPNPDYFELDKPDFEPIASIGIEIWTMQDGILFDNILIASDEKLAESYREKSWKPKYEVEKEKQKAEEAAAGISDGLSGFQKKVFDGLYKIADIPFLGAYKIKIIDIIEKGEKQPNLTIGVLVSVVVVIATVITKILFGGKKPAAPARPTTETKSDAATEADAPGSSAEKEEENEKEEDASAPRPRRSTRRET
- the LOC140851664 gene encoding uncharacterized protein, translating into MGLKSLSLQMMPWCFHVVGATCRPSTAPIRLIGSDGRVQVYHRPVAAAELMKEYPLHLVCRSDSFFIGQKVPALAAGEHLQPGHSYFLLPSHFFHSVLSFVTLLSSLPSLNGVEKRTIVRPFDVQKTAAGTLQITVSDEFFLADKMKEEETEEKGKRVCTTEALEKEYRRLVRYKSAKWRPKLETIREAAADRRRAGMVGFGGWWRRRRQKRSHCRTPAKVGGL